A DNA window from Vigna angularis cultivar LongXiaoDou No.4 chromosome 1, ASM1680809v1, whole genome shotgun sequence contains the following coding sequences:
- the LOC108347679 gene encoding uncharacterized protein LOC108347679, translated as MPTSNLTISYPFATAPSPMEWFSWLSRTSLEPSLIYDYGLTFARNELQLEDACYFNHEFLQSMGISIAKHRLEILKLVKREGRGGGGRPKKLSGVIKKCLRKCMNKFVSRDDDDDDHVVKGVPSLMPVSMAPPEINWYEGKVRGSSVVRKQQEGSEEAKEEKALPVPPMYRSRTIALSGPLDGSRIMHDKMVHNRALKLSGPLDGRMHERMMMINSNRSPLIPRSLDARFVATAKSPRLSGPLDPRSMPAETKSPRPPRASDSTRPDIESPMSYSPYNKPKADFDYDDDHTLWPSLFQDLKPT; from the coding sequence ATGCCCACCTCAAACCTTACCATATCCTACCCTTTTGCCACTGCCCCATCACCCATGGAATGGTTCTCCTGGCTTTCAAGAACCTCTCTTGAGCCTTCCTTAATCTATGACTACGGCCTCACCTTTGCACGCAATGAGCTTCAATTGGAAGATGCTTGCTACTTCAACCACGAGTTTCTTCAGAGCATGGGCATCTCGATTGCCAAGCACAGACTAGAAATTCTGAAGCTTGTGAAGAGggaaggaagaggaggaggaggtcgACCGAAGAAGCTCTCTGGGGTCATCAAGAAATGCCTTAGGAAGTGCATGAACAAGTTTGTTTCTCgtgatgacgatgatgatgatCACGTAGTGAAAGGTGTGCCCTCCTTGATGCCTGTTTCAATGGCGCCACCAGAGATTAATTGGTACGAAGGGAAAGTGAGAGGGTCATCGGTTGTGAGGAAGCAACAAGAAGGAAGCGAAGAAGCTAAGGAAGAGAAGGCTCTACCTGTGCCTCCCATGTACAGAAGCAGGACCATTGCACTTTCAGGACCGTTGGATGGTAGTAGAATCATGCATGACAAAATGGTCCACAACAGAGCCTTGAAGCTATCTGGACCACTTGATGGAAGAATGCACGAAAGAATGATGATGATCAACTCTAACAGAAGCCCTTTAATACCCAGGTCTCTGGATGCAAGGTTTGTAGCCACAGCAAAGAGTCCAAGACTGTCAGGGCCTCTGGATCCAAGATCCATGCCTGCGGAGACCAAAAGCCCAAGACCTCCAAGGGCTTCAGATTCAACAAGGCCCGACATCGAAAGCCCAATGTCTTACAGTCCTTATAACAAGCCCAAAGCCGATTTTGACTATGACGATGATCACACACTCTGGCCTTCACTGTTTCAAGATCTGAAACCGACTTGA
- the LOC108342670 gene encoding uncharacterized protein LOC108342670 isoform X1 encodes MSAIIVCGKRSALFQELPPKRIRCCSSSSPVRLSPSSLLHHLAAFFPDMDNHLLEKALEDCGNDIDSAIRSLNQLRLGASTPPSLRSTPIASDATLQSQGEWQYDAEVSASEDPVTGQNYPTNGAEWVELFVKEMMNASNMNDAKARASKMLEALEKSICMRTSVETERNFQQENTALKEQVEALVQENVILKRAICIQHERQKEYEDRDVELQQLEQLVSQYQEQVRALEVNNYALTMHLKQAEQSSSIPGRFHPDVF; translated from the exons ATGTCTGCGATCATAGTGTGCGGGAAGAGATCAGCGCTGTTCCAAGAGCTTCCTCCAAAGAGGATCcgttgttgttcttcttcttctccggtTCGCCTCTCTCCCTCTTCCCTCCTCCACCACCTCGCTGCCTTCTTCCCTGACATGGACAACCACCTCCTCGAGAAAGCCCTCGAAGATTGCGGCAACGACATCGACTCCGCTATCAGAAGCTTAAACCAGCTTCGCTTAGGAGCATCAACACCTCCTTCTCTTCGTTCCACTCCCATTGCATCTGATGCTACTCTTCAATCGCAAG GTGAATGGCAATATGATGCAGAAGTTTCAGCTTCTGAGGACCCGGTTACTGGACAAAATTATCCCACAAATGGTGCTGAATGGGTGGAGCTTTTTGTTAAAGAAATGATGAATGCTTCAAACATGAATGACGCCAAAGCTCGAGCATCAAAAATGTTAGAGGCTTTGGAGAAGTCAATTTGCATGAGAACGAGTGTTGAAACAGAGCGAAACTTCCAACAG GAAAATACGGCGTTGAAGGAACAGGTGGAGGCCCTTgttcaagaaaatgtgattcTGAAGCGTGCTATCTGTATTCAGCACGAACGCCAGAAAGAATATGAAGACAGAGATGTAGAGTTGCAGCAATTGGAGCAATTAGTGTCACAGTACCAGGAACAAGTAAGAGCTTTAGAGGTAAACAATTATGCACTGACAATGCACCTAAAGCAGGCAGAGCAAAGCAGTTCCATCCCTGGGCGTTTTCATCCAGATGTTTTCTAG
- the LOC108334876 gene encoding protein ALP1-like, translating to MAKKRKAKRALNVKHHHQFQNQNVAALIAQVTHTAHSFLSGNDLLLLPSQSLRLESLISSLISLSPQPKPSPLLSPPHRDCWFRRFCSLSDSRWLNAFRMSKPSFSHLLHLLTPSLAPSFPHIAPDCVLAAALFRLAHAAPYAAIARRFGIAPSEACRAFFAVCKAVVDNLGHLFELRTGSERVVVGFGLSSLPNCFGVLGLARFRIDDSLLGQNGCLMVQALVDSEGRFLDVSAGWPSTMNPETILRESKIYHEVEESKELLNGPCYNLHDGNLIPQYILGEPCFPLLPWLLTPYNRVNEEDSFGSAERAFNCAHGNAMELVGNAFGGLRARWQLLATSRKWKLECIEHLPFVVVAGCLLHNFIVKCNEKMSDEGVGKGCLEKEEGFPAFDGVGDENAVRVRDALAMHLSRMSSRK from the coding sequence ATGGCCAAAAAGCGGAAGGCGAAGAGAGCCCTGAACGTAAAACACCACCATCAATTCCAAAACCAAAACGTCGCCGCTTTAATCGCACAAGTCACGCACACAGCACACTCTTTTCTATCCGGCAACGACCTTCTTCTCCTCCCTTCCCAATCCCTCCGTCTCGAATCCCTAATCTCATCCCTCATTTCCCTCTCTCCACAACCCAAACCCTCACCCCTTCTCTCTCCGCCACACCGCGACTGCTGGTTCCGCCGCTTCTGCTCCCTCTCCGATTCCCGATGGCTCAATGCCTTCCGCATGTCCAAGCCCTCCTTTTCCcacctcctccacctcctcaCCCCCTCCCTTGCCCCCTCATTCCCCCACATCGCCCCCGACTGCGTTCTCGCCGCCGCCCTCTTCCGCCTAGCCCACGCTGCCCCCTACGCCGCCATCGCCCGACGCTTCGGTATCGCACCGTCGGAGGCCTGCCGCGCCTTCTTTGCCGTTTGCAAGGCAGTCGTCGACAACTTGGGACACCTCTTCGAGCTCCGCACCGGTTCCGAGAGGGTTGTGGTGGGTTTCGGCTTGAGTTCTCTCCCCAATTGTTTCGGGGTTTTGGGGCTGGCTAGGTTCAGAATTGATGATTCGTTGTTGGGTCAAAATGGGTGCTTGATGGTTCAAGCGTTGGTGGATTCCGAAGGGAGGTTCTTGGATGTCTCGGCTGGGTGGCCAAGTACCATGAATCCCGAAACCATTTTGCGTGAGAGTAAGATTTATCACGAGGTTGAAGAATCCAAGGAATTGTTGAATGGTCCGTGTTATAATCTCCACGACGGTAATTTGATTCCTCAGTATATTCTGGGAGAACCTTGTTTTCCCCTTTTGCCGTGGCTTTTGACGCCTTATAACAGAGTGAATGAGGAGGATAGTTTTGGCTCGGCGGAGAGGGCTTTCAATTGTGCTCATGGTAATGCAATGGAGTTGGTTGGTAATGCCTTTGGGGGACTTCGTGCCAGGTGGCAGCTTCTCGCGACATCGAGGAAGTGGAAGCTAGAGTGTATTGAGCATTTGCCGTTTGTGGTTGTTGCTGGCTGTCTGTTGCATAATTTTATTGTCAAGTGCAATGAAAAAATGTCAGATGAAGGGGTGGGAAAGGGTTGCTTGGAAAAGGAAGAGGGATTTCCTGCTTTTGATGGGGTGGGGGACGAGAATGCAGTGAGGGTGAGGGATGCACTTGCTATGCATTTGAGTAGGATGAGTTCcagaaaatga
- the LOC108338566 gene encoding calcium uptake protein, mitochondrial-like gives MFSLGRKIQLSLRHNVRPFCSQSQGSTSSSSSSSSFSSFVGPTHGDERIGDFEAFLRAITSGVVVVASTLGFWYCSSLSSSGTNSLESFSDFANQDQLQQKRQTKPPRFLFNDDYRRRIFFNYEKRIRLQSPPEKVFEYFASVKSPSGEIFMTPADLMRAIVPVFPPSESTRVREGFLRGEQVPGELQCEPSQFFMLFDTNNDGLISFAEYIFFVTLLSIPESSFSVAFKMFDLDNNGEIDRQEFKKVMALMRSQNRQGANHRDGRRLRVNTSVENGGLLEYFFGKHGNSCLQHERFVQFLRQLHDEILRLEFSHYDYNKRGSITAKDFALSLVASADVNHISKLLDRVEELNRDQQLRELRLTFKEFQDFAELRKKLQSFSLAIFSYGKVNGALTKTDFQRAASQVCGVCITDKVVDIIFHVFDANRDGTLSVSEFVRVLQRREDIKSGSGFMGLVSCWSNCVKNCSSKKLQL, from the exons ATGTTTTCTTTGGGTAGAAAAATTCAACTTTCTCTGCGGCATAACGTAAGGCCGTTCTGCAGCCAATCACAAGGTTCcacctcatcatcatcatcttcttcttccttcagtTCCTTTGTTGGGCCCACACATGGTGACGAGAGGATCGGAGACTTCGAAGCCTTTCTTAGAGCAATCACTTCTGGGGTTGTGGTTGTTGCCTCCACGTTAGGCTTTTGGTATTGCTCCTCTTTGTCTTCTTCTGGTACCAATTCTCTTGAGTCATTTTCTGATTTTGCCAATCAGGATCAGCTCCAACAAAAGCGTCAGACCAAACCCCCCAGGTTTCTCTTTAACG ATGACTATAGAAGAAGAATAttctttaattatgaaaaacgCATTCGCTTGCAGAGCCCTCCTGAAAAG GTTTTCGAGTACTTTGCATCTGTTAAATCCCCTAGTGGTGAGATTTTTATGACACCTGCAGATTTGATGCGTGCCATTGTTCCTGTCTTTCCTCCCTCCGAATCAACCCGTGTTAGAGAGGGTTTTCTAAGAGGGGAGCAGGTTCCCGGGGAGTTGCAGTGTGAACCTTCACAGTTTTTTATGCTCTTTGACACTAATAATGACGGACTCATTTCCTTTGCAGA gtatatattttttgttactCTCCTCAGCATACCAGAGTCCAGCTTTTCAGTGGCTTTTAAAATGTTTGACCTTGATAACAACGG TGAAATAGACAGGCAAGAATTCAAGAAAGTGATGGCCTTGATGCGATCACAAAACAGACAAGGGGCCAATCACAGAGATGGACGACGTCTTCGCGTCAATACTTCTGTAGAAAATGGGGGTCTCTTGGAGTATTTTTTTGGCAAACATGGAAATTCATGCTTGCAACATGAAAGATTTGTTCAATTCTTAAGACAGCTGCATGATGAG ATCTTAAGGTTGGAGTTTTCCCATTATGACTACAATAAAAGAGGAAGCATTACAGCCAAAGATTTTGCCCTGTCCTTGGTTGCATCTGCAGACGTCAATCACATAAGCAAACTGTTGGATAGGGTGGAAGAACTGAACAGGGACCAGCAACTCAGAGAATTAAGGCTTACATTCAAGGAGTTCCAAGATTTTGCAGAATTGCGCAAGAAGTTGCAATCCTTTTCTCTGGCCATATTCAGTTATGGAAAAGTTAATGGGGCGTTGACAAAAACTGATTTTCAGAGAGCAGCATCTCAA GTTTGTGGTGTTTGTATTACAGATAAAGTGGTTGACATAATTTTTCATGTGTTTGATGCTAACCGTGACGGAACCCTAAGTGTAAGCGAGTTTGTGAGAGTTTTACAAAGAAGGGAGGATATTAAATCAGGCTCTGGCTTCATGGGTTTGGTATCTTGCTGGTCGAACTGTGTAAAGAATTGTTCATCTAAAAAGCTTCAATTATGA
- the LOC128194967 gene encoding UPF0051 protein ABCI8, chloroplastic-like, with protein MASLLRCNGLSISPLPPQPTRHPKSIVPPTLNIKPPKPSRHVTVRAEVKETAATATSSDEKIREILRNRDYDKKFGFSIDIDSFSIPKGLSKETIRLISSLKEEPQWMLEFRLKAFEKFLSMKVPTWSDNSYPPIDFQDICYYSAPKKKRSLESLEDADPELLRYFDKLGVPLNEQKRLANVAVDAVLDSVSIATTHRKTLEKAGVIFCSISEAIKEYPELVRKYLGRVVPSDDNYYAALNSAVFSDGSFCYIPKDTKCPMQISTYFRINALETGQFERTLIVADDRSFVEYLEGCTAPSYDRNQLHAAVVELYCGEGAEIKYSTVQNWYAGDENGKGGIYNFVTKRGVCDGSRSKISWTQVETGSAITWKYPSVVLEGDDSVGEFYSVALTNNYQQADTGTKMIHKGKNTRSRIISKGISVGHSRNCYRGLVQVLSKADNARNSSQCDSMLIGDNAAANTYPYIQVKNPTARIEHEASTSKIGEDQLFYFQQRGIDYEKAMAAMISGFCRDVFNELPDEFGSEVNQLMSLKLEGSVG; from the exons ATGGCGTCTCTTCTCCGCTGCAACGGCCTCTCCATCTCCCCCTTACCTCCGCAACCCACGCGCCACCCCAAATCCATTGTCCCCCCAACCCTAaacatcaaacccccaaaaccttCGCGCCACGTTACGGTGCGCGCCGAGGTGAAAGAGACCGCCGCAACCGCCACTTCCTCCGACGAGAAGATCCGTGAAATCCTCCGCAACCGCGATTATGATAAGAAGTTCGGATTCAGCATAGACATCGATTCCTTCTCGATCCCTAAAGGCCTCTCCAAAGAAACTATTCGACTGATCTCGTCCCTGAAAGAGGAACCTCAATGGATGCTGGAATTCCGATTGAAGGCATTTGAGAAATTCCTGTCCATGAAAGTCCCTACCTGGTCCGACAACAGCTACCCTCCTATCGATTTCCAGGATATCTGCTACTACTCGGCTCCCAAGAAGAAACGCTCTCTGGAATCCCTCGAAGACGCCGATCCCGAACTCCTCCGCTACTTCGACAAGCTCGGCGTTCCTCTCAACGAGCAGAAGCGTCTCGCCAACGTCGCCGTCGACGCCGTCCTCGACAGCGTCTCCATCGCCACCACCCACCGCAAAACCCTCGAGAAGGCCGGGGTCATATTCTGCTCCATCTCCGAGGCTATTAAGGAGTACCCCGAGTTAGTCCGCAAGTACTTAGGGAGGGTCGTGCCCTCCGATGACAACTACTACGCCGCGTTGAACTCCGCCGTCTTCAGCGACGGGTCGTTCTGCTACATTCCCAAAGACACCAAGTGCCCGATGCAGATCTCCACCTACTTCAGAATCAACGCGCTGGAAACGGGGCAGTTTGAGCGGACTTTGATCGTTGCCGACGACAGGAGCTTTGTGGAGTATTTGGAAGGGTGCACTGCGCCGTCCTATGACCGGAACCAGCTTCACGCTGCGGTGGTGGAGTTGTACTGTGGGGAGGGGGCGGAGATAAAGTACTCCACGGTGCAGAATTGGTACGCTGGGGATGAGAATGGGAAAGGTGGGATTTACAATTTCGTGACGAAGAGAGGAGTGTGTGACGGGTCGCGGTCGAAGATATCGTGGACGCAGGTGGAGACGGGTTCTGCGATCACGTGGAAGTATCCGAGTGTTGTGTTGGAGGGAGATGatagtgttggggagttctATTCTGTTGCTTTGACGAATAACTATCAGCAGGCTGATACGGGGACCAAGATGATACACAAAGGGAAGAACACAAGGAGTAGGATTATCTCCAAGGGTATATCCGTTGGACATTCCAGGAACTGTTATAGAGGGCTGGTTCAGGTTCTGTCCAAGGCGGACAATGCGCGAAACTCATCGCAGTGTGACTCCATGCTTATTGGGGACAATGCAGCTGCCAATACCTATCCTTACATACAG GTGAAAAATCCAACTGCAAGAATTGAACATGAAGCCAGTACGTCTAAAATTGGAGAAGATCAACTGTTCTATTTTCAGCAAAGGGGAATAGACTATGAAAAAGCAATGGCCGCAATGATCTCTGGCTTTTGCCGTGATGTCTTCAATGAGCTTCCTGATGAATTTGGTTCTGAGGTGAACCAACTCATGAGCTTGAAGCTTGAGGGCTCGGTAGGTTAA
- the LOC108342670 gene encoding uncharacterized protein LOC108342670 isoform X2: MSAIIVCGKRSALFQELPPKRIRCCSSSSPVRLSPSSLLHHLAAFFPDMDNHLLEKALEDCGNDIDSAIRSLNQLRLGASTPPSLRSTPIASDATLQSQEVSASEDPVTGQNYPTNGAEWVELFVKEMMNASNMNDAKARASKMLEALEKSICMRTSVETERNFQQENTALKEQVEALVQENVILKRAICIQHERQKEYEDRDVELQQLEQLVSQYQEQVRALEVNNYALTMHLKQAEQSSSIPGRFHPDVF, encoded by the exons ATGTCTGCGATCATAGTGTGCGGGAAGAGATCAGCGCTGTTCCAAGAGCTTCCTCCAAAGAGGATCcgttgttgttcttcttcttctccggtTCGCCTCTCTCCCTCTTCCCTCCTCCACCACCTCGCTGCCTTCTTCCCTGACATGGACAACCACCTCCTCGAGAAAGCCCTCGAAGATTGCGGCAACGACATCGACTCCGCTATCAGAAGCTTAAACCAGCTTCGCTTAGGAGCATCAACACCTCCTTCTCTTCGTTCCACTCCCATTGCATCTGATGCTACTCTTCAATCGCAAG AAGTTTCAGCTTCTGAGGACCCGGTTACTGGACAAAATTATCCCACAAATGGTGCTGAATGGGTGGAGCTTTTTGTTAAAGAAATGATGAATGCTTCAAACATGAATGACGCCAAAGCTCGAGCATCAAAAATGTTAGAGGCTTTGGAGAAGTCAATTTGCATGAGAACGAGTGTTGAAACAGAGCGAAACTTCCAACAG GAAAATACGGCGTTGAAGGAACAGGTGGAGGCCCTTgttcaagaaaatgtgattcTGAAGCGTGCTATCTGTATTCAGCACGAACGCCAGAAAGAATATGAAGACAGAGATGTAGAGTTGCAGCAATTGGAGCAATTAGTGTCACAGTACCAGGAACAAGTAAGAGCTTTAGAGGTAAACAATTATGCACTGACAATGCACCTAAAGCAGGCAGAGCAAAGCAGTTCCATCCCTGGGCGTTTTCATCCAGATGTTTTCTAG
- the LOC128196142 gene encoding uncharacterized protein LOC128196142 — protein sequence MLPSTINLPFSVSYECSFLFFGNRDSHFLNPKKPLVLKPHVRFCSLHLERKQPSPEELGPHEKLEFSDFTAREAFLEEEYWMAASLKWKNKSGFITFGKRVDTIQEEYDWNKKWWREPRPGHFHACIIAVKKHSKDVTRTVRGSVKGTLDLDITCLDHPGVKRRPSGFYINKISSTGYIGSISNVCVAYSYRHKGIVSNMLCFAIEYSKSRGVKNLYVEVQENNGPALALFQKLGFKVLIEIENPRFEILRGNRQLSLVLQM from the exons ATGCTTCCTTCCACTATTAACCTCCCATTTTCTGTTTCCTACGAATGTTCATTCTTGTTTTTTGGGAATAGGGATTCGCATTTCTTGAATCCCAAGAAACCTTTGGTGCTAAAGCCACATGTCCGCTTCTGCTCTCTCCATCTTGAAAGGAAGCAGCCTTCGCCCGAAGAACTGGGTCCTCATGAAAAGTTGGAATTTAGTGATTTTACTGCAAGGGAGGCCTTCCTTGAAGAAGAGTACTGG ATGGCAGCTTCTCTCAAATGGAAAAATAAGTCAGG ATTTATAACCTTTGGGAAGAGGGTAGACACTATTCAG GAGGAATATGATTGGAACAAGAAGTGGTGGAGGGAGCCACGACCCGGCCATTTCCACGCATGCATCATCGCG GTGAAGAAGCATTCAAAGGATGTAACACGAACCGTCAGAGGAAGTGTCAAAGGAACCCTTGATTTGGATATCACATGTTTGGATCATCCTGGAGTAAAA AGACGGCCTTCTGgtttttatatcaataaaatatcaaGCACAGGTTATATTGGTAGCATTTCAAACGTGTGTGTTGCTTATTCATATCGCCACAAGGGTATTGTAAGCAACATGTTGTGTTTTGCGATAGAATATTCAAAATCTAGAG GTGTGAAAAATCTTTATGTAGAAGTACAAGAAAACAATGGGCCTGCCTTGGCATTGTTCCAAAAGTTGGGGTTTAAG GTACTTATTGAAATTGAAAACCCCAGATTTGAGATACTGCGTGGAAATCGCCAGCTTAGCTTAGTCTTACAGATGTAA
- the LOC108347670 gene encoding protein NUCLEAR FUSION DEFECTIVE 4 — MLRVKGGKRPPWVGLGAAVWVQICSGNGYTFPLYSHSLKSVLGFNQSQITLLGVANDIGENLGILPGLACNKFPPWLILLIGGLLSFLGFGVLWLAISKTFDCVPFIVLWLALAVATNSCAWLSTAILVTNMRNFPVSRGTVAGVLKGYSGLSAAVFTEIYSVGFHNSSPNFLLFLAIGIPALCFSTMFLVRPCTPASGEDSSENSHFLFIQVASVALGLYLLATTILDNFVPMNYTVSFVMLAVMILLLLAPLAIPIKMTLCPRKASASETPEQHVGSSDFLVQDGKVDNTEPLLSSSSTSGLGSFNDVDGSAEVAMLLAEGEGAVRKKRRPKRGEDFKFTEALVKADFWLLFFVYFVGVGTGVSVLNNLAQIGIAQGMEDTTVLLSLFSFFNFVGRLGGGVVSEHFVRTKTIPRTIWMTCTQIIMIFLYLLFAYAIKGTLYPAIAVLGICYGVQFSIVIPTVSELFGLKHFGLLSNFMGLGNPLGASLFSALLAGHVYDNEAAKQHGEGLIASGVACIGPSCFQLTFFTLAGVCVAGTLSSIILTIRIKPVYQMLYSGGSFKLPQTSGH; from the exons ATGTTGAGAGTGAAGGGAGGGAAAAGGCCACCTTGGGTGGGACTTGGAGCTGCCGTGTGGGTTCAGATTTGTTCAGGAAATGGCTACACTTTCCCTCTCTACTCTCATTCCTTGAAATCCGTTTTGGGTTTCAACCAGAGTCAGATTACTCTGCTTGGTGTTGCCAATGATATTGGTGAGAACCTTGGCATTCTTCCTGGTCTCGCCTGCAACAAGTTCCCCCCTTGGCTCATTCTTCTCATTGGTGGTCTCTTATCATTCCTTGGTTTTGGTGTTCTCTGGCTCGCTATTTCTAAAACATTTGACTGCGTTCCTTTCATTGTG CTATGGCTTGCACTTGCTGTAGCTACCAACAGCTGTGCATGGTTATCTACTGCTATTCTAGTCACCAACATGAGAAATTTCCCTGTCAGTAGAGGCACAGTTGCAGGAGTCCTGAAAGGTTATTCGGGGCTCAGTGCTGCAGTTTTTACGGAAATTTACAGCGTGGGTTTTCATAATTCTTCACCCAACTTCCTGTTGTTCCTTGCCATTGGTATTCCTGCTTTATGCTTCAGTACAATGTTTCTTGTTCGGCCTTGCACTCCGGCTTCCGGTGAAGATTCTTCTGAAAACAGTCATTTTTTGTTCATCCAAGTTGCTAGTGTAGCCTTGGGTTTATACTTACTTGCAACAACAATACTCGACAACTTTGTCCCCATGAATTATACAGTATCATTTGTTATGTTGGCTGTGATGATTCTCCTTCTCTTGGCTCCCCTTGCAATCCCTATAAAGATGACACTGTGCCCCAGAAAAGCATCTGCATCAGAAACACCAGAGCAACATGTTGGATCTTCCGACTTTCTGGTTCAAGATGGCAAGGTGGACAACACAGAACCCTTGCTATCATCTTCATCAACCAGTGGCCTTGGAAGTTTTAATGATGTGGATGGTTCAGCTGAGGTGGCCATGCTTCTCGCTGAGGGTGAGGGGgcagtgaggaagaagagaaggcCCAAGAGAGGGGAAGATTTTAAGTTTACCGAGGCTCTCGTTAAGGCAGATTTCTGGCTGCTGTTTTTTGTTTACTTTGTTGGGGTTGGAACAGGGGTTAGCGTTCTGAATAATTTGGCTCAGATTGGCATTGCACAAGGTATGGAAGATACCACTGTTTTGCTGTCATTATTCAGCTTTTTCAATTTTGTGGGTCGGCTAGGTGGAGGAGTTGTTTCAGAACATTTTGTCAG GACAAAAACGATTCCAAGGACAATTTGGATGACATGCACGCAGATAATTATGATATTCTTGTACCTTCTCTTTGCATATGCTATCAAGGGAACACTATATCCTGCAATTGCAGTTCTTGGCATCTGCTATGGCGTGCAATTTTCCATAGTGATTCCCACTGTTTCAGAGCTTTTTGGGTTGAAACACTTTGGTTTGTTGAGCAACTTCATGGGTCTGGGGAATCCACTTGGTGCATCACTTTTCTCGGCTCTTCTAGCAGGACACGTATATGATAACGAGGCAGCAAAACAACATGGCGAAGGCCTCATTGCTTCAGGTGTTGCATGTATTGGTCCAAGTTGTTTTCAGCTAACCTTTTTCACTCTGGCTGGTGTGTGTGTTGCGGGTACTCTCTCCAGCATTATCTTGACTATAAGAATTAAGCCCGTTTACCAAATGCTTTATTCTGGGGGTTCGTTTAAGCTACCTCAAACTTCAGGCCACTAA